The following are encoded in a window of Alosa sapidissima isolate fAloSap1 chromosome 12, fAloSap1.pri, whole genome shotgun sequence genomic DNA:
- the LOC121677837 gene encoding uncharacterized protein LOC121677837, producing the protein MTVDGTSTLGEDAISLGCHREKMHAECHKKHPNLSILQDKMARTSVERTVYLENHSTVETLDEYPALRFPVILLAETNHQLDVDVDRSIMSGMGIVARKIIEECQRRATGRDLFKMYNDAKDAFAEESHRGLLATLLLPHLFREDPNAIYFINKDPEVPTPVLIITGNSFLEATFGVRLDYTDILTHKVDDITLGLATLMSIYFVFYIEYHTVFPIH; encoded by the exons ATG ACTGTAGATGGAACTAGCACTCTTGGAGAGGATGCCATCAGCCTTGGATGCCACCGTGAAAAGATGCACGCTGAGTGCCATAAAAAACACCCAAATCTGTCTATTCTACAAGACAAAATGGCCCGAACTAGTGTAGAGAGAACAGTATACTTAGAAAACCATTCGACAGTGGAGACCCTTGACGAGTACCCTGCACTGCGATTTCCAGTAATA CTTCTTGCAGAAACAAACCACCAGCTTGATGTTGACGTTGATCGCAGCATTATGTCAGGAATGGGAATTGTAGCAAGAAAAATTATAGAAGAATGCCAACGACGAGCCACAGGACGGGATCTCTTTAAAATGTATAACGATGCCAAGGATGCATTTGCGGAGGAGTCCCACAGAGGTCTTCTCGCCACATTGCTCCTGCCACATTTATTCAGGGAGGACCCCAATGCCATTTATTTCATCAACAAG GACCCAGAGGTTCCAACGCCGGTACTAATCATTACCGGAAACTCCTTCTTGGAGGCTACGTTTGGTGTGCGTCTGGACTACACAGATATCCTCACCCACAAAGTTGATGACATCACCCTCGGGCTTGCAACTTTGATGTCAATTTATTTCGTGTTCTACATAGAATAccacacagtgtttcccatacattga